The DNA segment GatttaatgtacatgcaacAATTCACACATAGGGAACATGgaatatatatacagttagTGCACAGTTCGAGAAGCTCCAGTAGCTCCAGGTGAAGCCGAGTGCTATCATGAAAAACATGATGCTTTCAGAACTTCCGCGAGGCCAATAATATCCATAGATCACGAGAGCGTAAAACggttgttgtctttgcactgagtCATAAATTGTGAATTCTCCAACTGTTTCGGGGGCTATGTTGTCATGACTTGAGGCAAGGTTTGCGTTTGCgcactagtacatgtagctagattaGTTATATATAAATTACCGTGTTTGATTTAAAAGGCCCTCCCCTCAGTTAATTGATTgaagtaccctcgctacgctcgggatactaaatcagtgcatTTGGGCTTTTAattcccatagacacctccaataGAATGATGTGTATATCAGTATAGTTACTGAGATAGTAGTAATTGTGACTATATTTTTGCAAATTCAAATAGATCTAATTATGTTTGCtactcacaaaacattcaATATGGTAACACATAGAACGTGTAAACAGTACCCATGCACAGCATGCTCACATCATTGTATCACTATATGTTGCAACAATAGCTGAACTACAGAAAATATAAACTTTCACAATGTATTCTTCTACCTAGAAATAATTCTGAAACTATAAACACACAAATAGAGTAAATACAAATAGAGTAAACAAAGCATTCTAATTTCTCAGCAAAGTGTATTATACATAGCGTTATCAACCTCCTATTTTGATCATTCACAAGACTGTCACAGCCTATTCGGAGCTATAGCCAGAATTTTGACGAGTGTCGAAAGTACCGTAGTTATTATGACATTGTACCAGCTACTATTATTGCTCGCAGCTGTTGTTGCCCTAACAGTCTCTGACGACGGAAAACTTGCTAATCAAACAGAAAATTGGAAAAAGGTAGCAGTACCATGTCAAGGGATTGAATTTGTTGACTTTATTCTAAAAAGCATTGAGAACAAGACACGAGTAGTTTTAGCAGATTGCCAAAATCAAAACTATGTTGTAAATTCAAATCTAAACATTTCATTTATTGACAAACTTCTCATCCATAGAAGCCAGCCGAATTTCTCCAGAATATATTGCACATCGAACACGGTAATTAGCTTTACGAATGTCACGAACCTCTACTTGGAAAATCTTTACATATTAAACTGTGGGAATGAAAGGCAAAACGGAGGATTAAAAATAACCAACTGTACAAATGTCACACTAAATGGAGTTACAATTGAGAACAGCTGGAGAACTGGTTTGACAATGATCAACGTTAGAGGCAACGTACTAATGGAGTACAGCAATTTCTTGAATAATAGCAGGCACCAAAGCAACTTAACACAGCAACTCCTTAACAGCACTTACAATGACTTTCACGAGAGAGGAGGAGGTATGCAAGTAATGATAGGCGATGGTCAAGCAAATGGTTCCTTTATGATAAGGAACTGCAACTTCTCACGCAATTCTGCCTCTCACGGAGGAGGTCTATTTCTAGTACTTCACGAAGAGGCTACAGGAAACAAAATCACAATTGACAATACAGTTTTCGAGCACAATGATTGCCAATATGGTGGCGGAGGAGTGCAAATTGGGTATGTACAAGAGGATCCAAATAGAAACACAATCACAAACAACAGTATTCTCTTTAAACAATGTAATTTTTATCAAAATACAGCTAAATATGGAGGAGGTACAACAGTTTTTTCTACGCTAGGTTCACTCGAATTCTCAAAAAACGTTTTGACTTTCAGTTCCTGCAATTGGACAAACAATTCAGCGATTCTTGGACTGGCAATGGACATTTCTGTCGCACCTTGGGAAACTCTCACGTCACGGCGACACCTCCCTTCCCCCGTATTTATCGACTGTGTTTTTAGTGGGAACAGAGATACATCTGTCATCAGATCACCATTCATTCTCAACAAACCCAGAGGTATTTTGGTCGTAACCAAATTCAGATTGGAGTTTAGAAATTTTACACTTTTTATACAAAACTTAGGCTCTGCTATTGAAGCTACATCAGCAACATTGGACTTTCAACCCAATTCAAATGTGCATTTCATTGAAAACAAAGGCCTTCAAGGTGCTGCAATGAATTTGAAAGCATCAACAGAGGTAATCATTCGTGACAACTCGTTCTTTTTGTTTAAAAACAACACCACCACTTACAGTGGAGGTGCTATATATGTAGAATTTTCAGATAAACATTCTTTCTTCACTTCAAAACGTTGTTTCCTTAGGTATGTTGGTGGGGAAGAGCCTAAAAATGTCACACTTACATTTGAGAATAACTTTGCTGCAGTAGATTCTTTGAGCCAACAATGTCAGTTAAAAGACGAAAATATCAGACATCATGGTGATTCGATATTTGCTACTTCTGTTATACCTTGCTTTGAAAAATGCATTCAATCATTACGAACTGACGTATCACTGCCTATAACTGATACTCTCAAATGTATTGGACAGTTTTCGTTTGATGAACTTGACACTAGACGAAGACAAATATCCACATCTCCACACCATTTTGCAGCCACAGAAACTACCAGTAGCTTTGAATACGATAATATGTGCTCAGTAATTGTCAATATCACAAACAATACAATGAGGAGGAATCCCAACTATCAACCAGAAAGATTCAATCCATTTGAGGGACCACTTCATCTAATCCCTGGAAATCAACGAAGATACCACTGCGGCTAGTAGACGATTTATGTGCTGAAGTTTTCTTCGTTGTACAAGTACGAGTAGTGTCATCTGAAATGAACTCACTAATTATCCACACCGCTCATTCAGTACTCACAGACAATTCTTTAACTCTTTACGGAGAAGAAAATGACACAGGACACATACAACTTACAACGTTTGGAATCCGAGCTATCAGCGTCACAATCAAAGTAACAATGGACCAGTGCCCTCCCGGTTACATACATGACAATTACGATGGATTAAAGGCATGCCAGTGCTCTAGTATTGACGGAATGAACTATCATGGGATTGAGAGATGTAATGTAAGTGAATTTAGAGCTTACGTAAAGCATGGATATTGGGTAGGATATGTTAAGAATCGCAGCGAATCAAGTTTAGCTAGTGCTCTGTGTCCAAAAGGATTTTGTATTAATAATACAGCCCCACCAAAAGAGCATTTACTGCCAGCAAACATTAGTGAGGATATAAGCCTGTATATTTGCAATGCTAACAGGACTGGTATGATTTGTGGATCATGTAAGGAGAACCATTCAGCCTACTATCATTCACTGTCTTTCTACTGTGGAAGTAGCGATCTGTGCCATCTGGGTTGGTTGTTTTATATCCTGTCTGAGCTTATCCCCGTTACGATACTGTTTCTGGTAGTAATCGTATTTAACATTTCTTTCACATCAGGGCCACTAAATGGAGTCATATTTTTCATTCAAATGATTGACACCCTAAAGATAAAAGCAGAGAATTTTATTTGGTTTGATACCCCATTGCATACCATAGCTCAACTTTATCAATCTGTTTTTCGGATGTTCACTTTAAATTTCTTTTCACATCAACACTTGTCGTTTTGTCTCATACGTCATGCTTCAGCTATGGATGTGCTAGCCTTTAAGTACATCACCATTATTTACAGCCTGCTACTTGTTTTTGGAACTGTTTTTTTACTGAAAATTTGTAACTTTAAGCTCTGTGGAAGATCTCCGCCTAGCCTCAAAGGTTCCATTATCCATGGTCTGTCTGGTTTCCTAGTGATGAGCTACTCAGAATGTACAAGAGTTTCTCTTATGATACTCACTAAATCACATGTCTATGTTGGATCTAATTCAGAAAATGTTGACTTTGTTACTTTCTACAATGGAGATTATTCGTACATGGGACCTGAGCATTTGAAATATGCCATTCCTGCTATCATTTTCATTCAAACTATGGTAGCAATACCTCCTCTGTTGCTACTCACCTACCCTTTGTGTTACAAGTTGTTTGCTCTGTTGAGGATAGAGGAATCAAAGTGTGTGCAGATGACCTGCAAGATGATCATCCCTCTAGAAAAAACCAAACCACTTTTCGATTCAATACAGGGTGCTTTCAAAGATCGCTATCGGTTTTTTGCTGGTCTCTACTTTCTCTATAGATTGTGTGCGCTACTATCCTTCACACTATCAAATACACTTactacacactacacactaacTGGAGCGCTGCTGGTTTCTATGCTTACTCTTCACGCTACATTTTGTCCATACAAAAAGAGGTGGCACAATATTTTGGATGCCATATTGTTTTGCAACCTAATTATCATCAACACGATAACGCATTACAACTACAGCCTCTCTTTTCTCAAATTTGACTCTACTACTCTAGTAACAGTGATGATCAGTTTGCAATGCGTACTAATACTTCTCCCATTAGTCTACTTGATTGCCTTTACTATATATTCAATAGTGGTGAAAACAAAACCACTATGCACACTCAGATGTCACAGTTCTGCTCAACGAAATACAGAAGACGATTCCGATATTATTCTGAAGATTTTGGATGAGAGGAACATTGAAAATTCAACAGAAGGCAGTGGCTACAACTATGACAATACATTAGAACCTAGTGATTACACCCTAATGGAAGATGTCAAGGAAAAGAGATCTGATATTGATTAAGAATTCAAATTGAAAGTTATTGGGAACACAGTTTACAAACCTTGCTAAATGTTTACTTAATAAGCCTATATAGATAGATGTAGATGTGCTAATTTTATATGCAGTTAACAACAAACACCACTCAAACAATGTgagacaataatattattttccttcttattatataatacatgtcAGTGATATATAAAATCATGTACCTCAGTCACCCAGGCCTATATGCAGCCAGCTCATTCTCTTACCATTCTCTCTGCAGGTTGATATTCTATGGTGAATGCAAgattagatataattatagcaccagatttatgcatgcagtctgAGTGAATGAATGCagtgactatatatatatgtatcaTGCACAACATCTAGCCCAAATTCTAGTAAGCAAAAACTCTATAGTTATATAgatttatacatgcatgcatacaactATTTAAGGACTGAATTGCAGGATCATGAAAGCAGTAGGACATGTACATAACTGATTAACAAAGACCTGTTCATTGGGTAAActtaattatgcataattatataattatagaggtaccataattatagcgcgaaattttcgagtgcttactttttgctgtttttgttgAGGATATATGCAATcacatatatacacagctGATAGCAGATGCAACTTGCATAGACAtaatatataccgtataggaAAGGAGGGTTATTCACAAACCATGTATTCGACGATATTTATTTAGAAATtctaagtgcctcgaaaatgttgagctagctatacagatCTTATACATAACTtaatccacataattatatatagtatagctatatatagcatatattcattgagttgcacatttaaccatagatagaagaaggAATTCTATCTATGATTTAACGCACACATTTCACATGGCAATGGTGCGCTGAGGAATGCCATACCACAAATACCGCAACTAGTGGAGACCTCGAATCCTTATAATTGTGGGTTGGGTTTAGGTTCACTGTCAATATCAAGCATGCACTGTCACCTGTGTGCGATATGCATGGTAGATATATGTTTCTTTTGGTCTGGCGAATAATAATAGGTATAATATAACTAGCTATAACTTCCGCAAAGGAGGGTTATACAAACCAACTAAAGGAAACAGCGCAACGAAAacacattcatgcatgcatgaatgtgtTTTCCAGTTGTTTTGGCGGGGGGAGTCTAGAGGAGTGCAGATTGGGTATGCACAATTGAAAGATGGAAGAAAAGAAAACTCGAGGAAGTTACGGTCAATTCTCAAACACATATAGAATGATCGATCGAAAATGGTAAGTTAAAGAAGGGCCAGAAATTATGGAAGGACCTTTGCCAAGTACATACTTGATGGAAGAAATTAAGCTAGTGCATACAGTGCATTCAAATCGGTGCCCTGTGAAgcatacaatcatgcatgtaccgtatatagtaggtatatttcgagggtataaacttttgcagaataaccgttagaaaggttttcacaGATtcaattttcgcggaatagcaacctttctgcatgcatgcgataaatgttcgtggtatagatgcttgatcagcgaaaacacgaacatttatacactcaaaatatacctgctataacaGTATTATATATCATTCTGAAGTTACCACTGTCCTGGATGGATGCTTGATAAAGTCCTTGGAAATGCTGTAAAATTTTTCATAATTTTCACATTGCATGTGCGCCATGAGAACTGGTGACACAATTTAGGGGGATTGGATTAGAGTCTGAATGAGAAGTGCTCCCAAACTTGGGGAAGTTTCCTCCATTGCCATAGAGACCACCGGGAGTGTATGATGATAGGAGCACCTATGATATTTCTTCCTAGAGGCGTACACATCCTCTCAAGTATACCCTATAGCTCCCCAGCCTCCCTCAGCCAGAcggtgcatataattatatatatacttcatgcatgcaaactagatgctgagatataattatataattataattatagccctgTTGACCGTGACCAGGCCTTTAATCCGGGTTTCAACCCCGGATTAAACCTAACCACGTTCGTGTAAACGGCTTATCCTGGTTCTAATCCGGATTAGCCAACCCACTCTGGAGGTGGTTCAAATTGTGTCAGAAGCGGTTTAGCTGTGAGTAAACACAAAGAGCTAATTCTgaggtgttgtacatgtttgtggGTGTTCCCTGTAGCTTCCTATTAGGCAATGTTTGCGCAAATGATCAGTGGTTATTTTACTATGTCCATGCACTACCCAAATAATCTGACTCAGATTCAATCCGGATTATAACTAGATAGGtgtcgtgtaaacggggctaaTTGATTCATCTGATGCtttgtaataaattattattgctcttttttctttataattattgtcacaaTGGTACTTCAAGCTAGATATGTTATTGATTACTGCCATGAGAGCATACCTAAATCTTTTttgcatgattgtacatgcatggggatATCAAAGTGTGTGCAGATGCACCTGAAGATTCAGGAAACCGAGATTAAACACTAAAACAAATACTAAACATGTAATACacttgacaataattatcagtgAATACACATAAACTCATTGCACGTTGCaacaacacatgcatacaacTATTATAACAGCTGAACAACAGAAAATCTACTTGGATAAACTTACTCTGTGTGTTCTTTTACTTAGAAACAACCGTGAAACTATAAACATTCGAACAGAGTAAACATTTCAATCCAACTAAGGCAGCTTGGCT comes from the Halichondria panicea chromosome 4, odHalPani1.1, whole genome shotgun sequence genome and includes:
- the LOC135334593 gene encoding LOW QUALITY PROTEIN: uncharacterized protein LOC135334593 (The sequence of the model RefSeq protein was modified relative to this genomic sequence to represent the inferred CDS: deleted 2 bases in 1 codon; substituted 1 base at 1 genomic stop codon), translated to MTLYQLLLLLAAVVALTVSDDGKLANQTENWKKVAVPCQGIEFVDFILKSIENKTRVVLADCQNQNYVVNSNLNISFIDKLLIHRSQPNFSRIYCTSNTVISFTNVTNLYLENLYILNCGNERQNGGLKITNCTNVTLNGVTIENSWRTGLTMINVRGNVLMEYSNFLNNSRHQSNLTQQLLNSTYNDFHERGGGMQVMIGDGQANGSFMIRNCNFSRNSASHGGGLFLVLHEEATGNKITIDNTVFEHNDCQYGGGGVQIGYVQEDPNRNTITNNSILFKQCNFYQNTAKYGGGTTVFSTLGSLEFSKNVLTFSSCNWTNNSAILGLAMDISVAPWETLTSRRHLPSPVFIDCVFSGNRDTSVIRSPFILNKPRGILVVTKFRLEFRNFTLFIQNLGSAIEATSATLDFQPNSNVHFIENKGLQGAAMNLKASTEVIIRDNSFFLFKNNTTTYSGGAIYVEFSDKHSFFTSKRCFLRYVGGEEPKNVTLTFENNFAAVDSLSQQCQLKDENIRHHGDSIFATSVIPCFEKCIQSLRTDVSLPITDTLKCIGQFSFDELDTRRRQISTSPHHFAATETTSSFEYDNMCSVIVNITNNTMRRNPNYQPERFNPFEGPLHLIPGNQRRYHCGXYDLCAEVFFVVQVRVVSSEMNSLIIHTAHSVLTDNSLTLYGEENDTGHIQLTTFGIRAISVTIKVTMDQCPPGYIHDNYDGLKACQCSSIDGMNYHGIERCNVSEFRAYVKHGYWVGYVKNRSESSLASALCPKGFCINNTAPPKEHLLPANISEDISLYICNANRTGMICGSCKENHSAYYHSLSFYCGSSDLCHLGWLFYILSELIPVTILFLVVIVFNISFTSGPLNGVIFFIQMIDTLKIKAENFIWFDTPLHTIAQLYQSVFRMFTLNFFSHQHLSFCLIRHASAMDVLAFKYITIIYSLLLVFGTVFLLKICNFKLCGRSPPSLKGSIIHGLSGFLVMSYSECTRVSLMILTKSHVYVGSNSENVDFVTFYNGDYSYMGPEHLKYAIPAIIFIQTMVAIPPLLLLTYPLCYKLFALLRIEESKCVQMTCKMIIPLEKTKPLFDSIQGAFKDRYRFFAGLYFLYRLCALLSFTLSNTLTTHYTLTGALLVSMLTLHATFCPYKKRWHNILDAILFCNLIIINTITHYNYSLSFLKFDSTTLVTVMISLQCVLILLPLVYLIAFTIYSIVVKTKPLCTLRCHSSAQRNTEDDSDIILKILDERNIENSTEGSGYNYDNTLEPSDYTLMEDVKEKRSDID